ATGTCCACGGGCGTGAACTGGCCGAAGAAGTGTTGCCGCGCCGGGATGAGGGACTGTCGAAAGCCGATGAGCGAGGCGAGCACAGCCTGCGCCTCATTGCCCGTGACGCGGCGCAGAAGAGGAGGCTGGGAGCGGAACCGGCGCTTGGTCTTGTAGGGCTCGGTGAGGCGCTCGAGGGTGTGGACCGGCGTGGCGCGCTGAGCGTTGAGCAGAATCTTTGAGATAGGTGCGATGGACCCGAGGCGGTGGACCTGGTAGCGCGCGACCTCGAGGATGGGCATGCCGGCGAGCTGACGCATGAGATCGCAGTAGGACGTGAGGAAGACGGCGGCGGCGGCGTTGCACGCGGTTTTGCGAACGCCGGCGTCGTTGCCGGCGAGGAGCATGCTGGTGGCCATGCGCTTGATGTCCCACTCGAAGGGTCCGCGAACGGTTTCGTCGAAGTCGTTGATGTCGAAGACGAGGCGGCCGTCGGGTCCGCTATATGCCCCGAGATTCTGGACGTGGGCGTCGCCGCAAAGCTGCGTGATGACGCCGGTGTTGGCGGAGAGCGAGAGGTCATACGCCATGACGGGGGCCGCGCCGCGAAAGAAGCCGAAGGGCGATGCCGACATGCGCTGATACTTGAGCGGCATGAGCTCGGGAAGGCGTTCCCCTTCGGCGCTCTTGAGGATTTGAAGCGGGTCGCGGGTGCGGAGGGAAGGATCCCACTTGGCCAGCTCGGTGCGAGGGTAGGTCTTACGGAACCCTACACCGATGGTGAAACCATCAGGCTTAGTCGTGCTTGTGGTGTTTGTCGTGCGCGTCTTTCGCGTGGTCATCGTGTGGGAAGTCTACGCCATGGAGATGACGGTCAGGGATGGATTGCAGCCTCGTAGATGGCCTTGGCGATGCTCGCGATGGTAGCGTCGCGGGTCTTGTCGTCATCGGTGGAGTTGGTGAGGAAGACGGCGAGGGCAAGAGTGCGGCCGTCGGGCAGAGTGATGAGAGCAACGT
This genomic window from Granulicella sibirica contains:
- a CDS encoding DUF2252 domain-containing protein — encoded protein: MTTRKTRTTNTTSTTKPDGFTIGVGFRKTYPRTELAKWDPSLRTRDPLQILKSAEGERLPELMPLKYQRMSASPFGFFRGAAPVMAYDLSLSANTGVITQLCGDAHVQNLGAYSGPDGRLVFDINDFDETVRGPFEWDIKRMATSMLLAGNDAGVRKTACNAAAAVFLTSYCDLMRQLAGMPILEVARYQVHRLGSIAPISKILLNAQRATPVHTLERLTEPYKTKRRFRSQPPLLRRVTGNEAQAVLASLIGFRQSLIPARQHFFGQFTPVDIAFKVVGTGSVGLRDYVIYMAGNGPGDPLFLQIKQEAASVYAEYLRKHTELRENQGQRTAEGQQAMQFQSDPLLGWTTLDGRDYLVRQLNDHKASVDITGLKASDLSQYAAVCGEILARGHARAGDARIIAGYIGGGKRFTAAILEFAALYAAQSVSDWKLLVSQPKLT